The Trichocoleus sp. FACHB-46 region GTCCAAGCATTTCCAGTTTGGGTAAATTGCGATCGCAACACATCATGATGCTGAATCAAATGCGTCACGATCTGCTGGAGGGCTTCTGGTGTCAAGGGTTTCTGGACTTCCAATAGCAGCGATTGATTCCAGTGGTGCGCCTCGGCAATATCTTGTTCAAAGAACCAGTGCTGAATTGGGGTGAATGGTAACGCTCCTGTGATCTTCCCTTGTTCGGCTATAACGGCAGTGGCAGGAGCGGCGATCGCAGCGAGTTTGGCGATCGTTTGATGTTCAAACACCTGCTTTGGCGTAATCCTTAGCCCTGCTTGATTGGCTCTGGCCGTCATTTGAATGCTGAGGATGGAGTCACCACCCAACTCAAAGAAGTTCTCATGAATATCAACTCGCTCTAAGCGCAGCAGTTGTGCCCAAATCTCGGCTAACTTAGCTTCAGCAGGTGTGGTAGGAGCAACAAACTGCGCCTGACGATTTTGCGTCTGAGTTTCGGGATTGGGTAATGCGCGGCGATCGACTTTGCCATTGGCAGTCAGCGGGAAGGCTGCGACGGATATACAAATCGCAGGTACCATATATTCTGGCAATCGCGCTTGGAGATGCGATCGCAGGGTTTCAGAGGTTACTGTTTCAGCCGGAGATTCTGGCACCACATAGGCGACCAAGCGTTGCTGACCCGATGTATTGGTGTGCACCAAGGCGATCGCATCTTGCACTTCAGGATGCTGCCGCAATACAGTCTCGATCTCACCTAATTCAATCCGGAAGCCTTTGAGCTTGACTTGATGATCAGTGCGTCCCAAATATTCCAGCGTTCCATCGGGGCGATAGCGAGCCAGATCTCCGGTTTTGTAGACGAGTGAGGAGTGAGGAGTGAGGAGTGAGGGGTGAGAAGGATGGGGCAGCGCTAATGGGTTGGGGATAAAGCGTTCTGCGGTTAGCTCTGGACGGTTGAGATATCCTCTCGCCAGTCCTGTCCCACCAATGAACAGCTCCCCAACGACGCCGATCGGAACGGGTTGTAGTTGCTCATCTAGGATATAAAGCTGCGTATTGGCAATGGGGCGACCGATCGGCACTGATCCTGCTTCGGGGTCATCTGGTGCAACCGTGTAAACGCAGCAACCTACTACGGTTTCAGTAGGGCCATACTCATTCACCAACAGCGTCTCTGGAGCTGCCTGCCGCCAGAAACTTAGTGACTCTGCTGTGAGATTTTCGCCACCAATAATAAATCGACGGGTACATCCCCGCACCTGCTCAGGAAATAACTGCTGGCTCAACACACCGAGGTGAGCAGGCGTAATCTTGACCAAACTGAGATTCTTCCGACGGACTAAGGCATCTCGCAACGTTTCCAAACTGGGGTCATCGGGTAGCAACTCTACACTGCGCCCCACCAGTAAAGGAGACCACAGACTAGTGACGGTCAAGTCAAATGCCAGCGAGGAATGCACCAGACTGCCTTCTCCTTGCGCTACTTCGTAAGCTTGAATTGCCCAGTTGAGATAGTTGGTCAACCCGCGATGATGAATTAGCGCTCCTTTCGGTTGCCCAGTCGAACCAGAGGTATAAATCACATAGGCCAAATAGTCAGGTTCCGTGACGGCATCAAGATTCTCAGTTGGGGATGTGGCAACAGTTTGCCAATCGCGATCGAGGCAAAAGATCGGAGTTTGAGTGGCTGGTAGTTTAGACAACAGGTGCGACTGCGTCAGCAGCAAAGGTGTTTGCGTGTCTGACAAGATGAAGGCAATCCGATCGCGCGGGTAACCCGGATCGATCGGCACATAGGCTCCGCCCGCTTTGAGAATCCCCAGGAGGGCAACTACCATCTCTAGGGAACGCTCCACACACAAGCCCACTAACGTATCCGCACCCACCCCTTGCGATCGCAGGTAATGCGCCAGTTGATTTGCTTGGGCATTGAGTTGAAAGTAGGTGAGCTGGCGATCGCCAAAAATCACGGCAATCTCATCAGACGTACGGCAAACTTGCGCCTCAAACCAAGGAGTCAAACACTCAAAAGGAGGTAGATCGGTTGCAGTTTGGTTGAACTTGACCAGCAGTTGTTCGCGTTCGGCGGGACTTAGAATCTCCAGTTGCGCGATCGCCGTATCCGGAGCCTGAATCGCACGGGTGAGGAGGGTTTGAAGTTCCTCAAACAACCGCTGCATGTCTATTGCCGTAAACTGGGTGGCGTTGTAATGTAGCTCAGCTGTGAGGCCATCCGTCCGCTGAATCCCGCACAGCTTAATCCAGAAATAATCAGTGCAACTTTCTACTTGGGCGATCGCGTAACGTATCCCGGCAGTTTCCCAAACGTCAGACTGATCGATAAACTCAAACGCTAACGGTAAAACTCGCGATTCTAGACCTGCGTTCTGAATTGGCAACCCCTGCGCGCAAACAAACGCATCTTGATGCAGCGCCATCTCCTGCCGAGTGGCTTGCACCTGCTTCAACGCTTGTTGAAAGGTCAAATCGGGTCGCAACTGACTCGACAAGGGCAAGGTACGAGCTAACAGACCAATCGCAGGTTCTAATTCCTCATAGTTGCGACCATCCAGACTTACACCCAGCGTCAGTGCTTCCTGCCCCGTCAGTCGCCACAGTAAAACTTGCCAAGCCGTGAGGAGAGCATCCGCGATCGCGTCACTCCCCATTTGGTCAACCAAGACAGATGGCACTGTCCAGGTGAGCTTTTCCGGCTGTAACGCCGCATATCGCTCGGCAGGTTGAACAGGCAGCGAGAGCGTTTCTAGCCCAGCATCATCCAGCTTCCGCCAATAGTTCGGTGTGGCGCTGTTTTCCTGAAGCAGTTCATTTTGCCAGGTTGCTAAGTCTGCATACTGTAACGGTTCCTCTGCTTCTAATGAAGGAGACGCTTGCAGACACACAGCGTACTGTTGAACAATTTCCTGTACCAAATTCTTGAGAGTGGCAGCATCACCGCAGAGAGCAGACAGACTCAGCATCAAGCAATGTTGCTCAGATGACTGACGAATTAAGCACCACTGCAAACTCTGCCCTAGGGGTAGATTCTGTGCTTGCCACTGTTGCCACAGCCTCTTCAGTTCAACTGCTTGATCGGGTTCTGACAGGTGGTTCCAATCGAGCGTCGCGATCGCCTCAGTAGGTGTTTCCTGAATTACCTGAAGCGGCAGATCCAAACCGGGAACCAATTGAAAGGTTGTTCGCAATATCTCATAGCGATCGATCACATCGCGCAGTGCAAGTTGGAATGTGATTGGATCGATCGCGCCTGAAATGGAGATGGCCGCCTGAACTCGATAAGGCTGAACGGCATTGGCTCCAGTGAGTTGATGCACAATCCACAGATGCTTTTGTTGCGGGGAAAGTTCGTAGCCTTCCAGGTTTGTTGAGGGTTGAGTGAGCTGTTGCATGGTGCGAGTTATTTGTTAAGGAAGAATTCTTGCTCCTCCCTCTCCTACGAGGAGAGGGAGGCTGGGGGGGAGGTGATTTACGAAATCGGGGTTACCTTGCGGCGCATTTGGCGTAGTTTTTGCTGCTGCGATCGCCGATGTTGGGCGCGATCGGCTTCAGTGAGGGCGATCGCCAATTCGCTCAGATGGCTTTCCGGTTGAGCCACCAGATATTGCAGGGCAAATTCAAATCGTTCCCAGAGTCGGGTCATACTGGCCACTTCAAACAAATCGGTGCTGTAGTAGAGCGAGCCTTGAATGCCCTCAGGCGTATCCGCCAAATTGATCAACAGGTCAAATTTGGCTGTGCCGCGATCGACTTCCAACACTTCCAAATTCAAATTGGCAAGCGACAGGGAAGGCATCGGCGCGTTTTGCAGCACAAACTTCGCCTGGAACAACGGGGTGCGGCTCAAATCCCGTGGCGGATTCAAAGCTTCAACCAAGTGATCAAACGGCAAGTCTTGATGGGTGTAGGCATCTAGTGTTATCTGGCGAACGCGATGCAGCAAATCGGTCAAGGTGGGATTGCCTGAGGCATCCGTTCGCAATACCAGTTGATTCACGAAGAAACCAATTAAGCCCTCGGTTTCCACTGGGTGACGATTAGCGATATCTGTGCCGACTACCAGATTTTCCTGCCCGGTATACCAATGCAGCAATGCCTCAAATGCCGTCAGTAAGGTCATGAACAAGGTCACGCCTGACTGCTGACTGAGCGATCGCAATTGCTGGGATAAATCCTTGGAAAGTTGAATCGTATGACTCGCTCCCCGGAAACTTTGCACCGCTGGACGGGGATGGTCAGTCGGCAGCGCTAAAACGGGCAATCCCCGAAGTTGCTGCTTCCAGTAATCCAGTTGGGCTTGGTAGCGATCGCCCTGTAACCATTGCTGTTGCCACACCGCAAAGTCAGGATATTGAATCGATAGCGGAGCCAGTAGAGAAGGAGCCTGGCTCACAAAAGCCGCATACAAATCTGCCAGTTCTCGCACCAAAACGCCCATCGACCAAGCATCTGAAATGATGTGGTGGAGGTTCAGCAACAGGATATGTTCAGAGTCACTGAGTTTGAGTAGTGTCGCCCGTAGCAGTGGCCCTTGAGACAGATCAAAAGCATGTTGGGCCTCTTCACTGATGAGCCGCTGAACTTCAACAGTTTGTTCTGTTGCTGGCAAGGCTTGTAGATCGATGATGGGCAGCTCGAACGGGAGATGAGGCGCAATCGCCTGGACAGGTTCTCCCTCTACCGTGGTGAAGGTGGTTCGCAAGTTGGCATGGCGTTGGATAATTTCCTGAAAACTCTGCTCTAAAACAGCAATCTCTAACGCCCCACTCAGCTTCACCGCAATGGGAATGTTGTAAAAGGGATTCCCCGGTTCAAGCTGATCCAACACCCACAATCGCCGCTGAGCAAACGAGAGCGGAAAGATAGTCTGTTCTCTTGAGAGCGGCTGAATAGCTGGAATCGGTTCTCCTGAGGCAGACCGTAAGGTAGTTTCGATTTGTGCTGCTAATCCTGCCACAGTCGGCGCTTCAAACAAATCCCTCAGCGGTAATTCAATCTCAAAGGCACGATTCAGGCGAGAGATCACTTGCGTCGCCAGAAGAGAATGTCCGCCCAAGTCAAAGAAGTTATCGTGAATGCCGACATTTTCTAATTCCAAAACCTGTGCCCAGATTCCGGTTAAGACTTCCTCCACAGGCGATCGCGCATGGTTGGAGATGGCAACCTCCTGACGCTCAGGTATTGGCAGAGCTTTGCGATCGATTTTGCCATTGGGTGTCAGCGGCAGCGTCTCCAAAACCACAATATCCGAGGGCATCATGTAGGATGGCAATTGTGCTTTTAGAGTGGTTCGGAGGGAATCTACCAGATCTACTGTCTGTGAGGGCGATACCACATAGGCAATGAGTCTCTGGGGCTGGGATGCTTCCTCATGAAGAATGACAACGGCATCTT contains the following coding sequences:
- a CDS encoding non-ribosomal peptide synthetase; protein product: MQQLTQPSTNLEGYELSPQQKHLWIVHQLTGANAVQPYRVQAAISISGAIDPITFQLALRDVIDRYEILRTTFQLVPGLDLPLQVIQETPTEAIATLDWNHLSEPDQAVELKRLWQQWQAQNLPLGQSLQWCLIRQSSEQHCLMLSLSALCGDAATLKNLVQEIVQQYAVCLQASPSLEAEEPLQYADLATWQNELLQENSATPNYWRKLDDAGLETLSLPVQPAERYAALQPEKLTWTVPSVLVDQMGSDAIADALLTAWQVLLWRLTGQEALTLGVSLDGRNYEELEPAIGLLARTLPLSSQLRPDLTFQQALKQVQATRQEMALHQDAFVCAQGLPIQNAGLESRVLPLAFEFIDQSDVWETAGIRYAIAQVESCTDYFWIKLCGIQRTDGLTAELHYNATQFTAIDMQRLFEELQTLLTRAIQAPDTAIAQLEILSPAEREQLLVKFNQTATDLPPFECLTPWFEAQVCRTSDEIAVIFGDRQLTYFQLNAQANQLAHYLRSQGVGADTLVGLCVERSLEMVVALLGILKAGGAYVPIDPGYPRDRIAFILSDTQTPLLLTQSHLLSKLPATQTPIFCLDRDWQTVATSPTENLDAVTEPDYLAYVIYTSGSTGQPKGALIHHRGLTNYLNWAIQAYEVAQGEGSLVHSSLAFDLTVTSLWSPLLVGRSVELLPDDPSLETLRDALVRRKNLSLVKITPAHLGVLSQQLFPEQVRGCTRRFIIGGENLTAESLSFWRQAAPETLLVNEYGPTETVVGCCVYTVAPDDPEAGSVPIGRPIANTQLYILDEQLQPVPIGVVGELFIGGTGLARGYLNRPELTAERFIPNPLALPHPSHPSLLTPHSSLVYKTGDLARYRPDGTLEYLGRTDHQVKLKGFRIELGEIETVLRQHPEVQDAIALVHTNTSGQQRLVAYVVPESPAETVTSETLRSHLQARLPEYMVPAICISVAAFPLTANGKVDRRALPNPETQTQNRQAQFVAPTTPAEAKLAEIWAQLLRLERVDIHENFFELGGDSILSIQMTARANQAGLRITPKQVFEHQTIAKLAAIAAPATAVIAEQGKITGALPFTPIQHWFFEQDIAEAHHWNQSLLLEVQKPLTPEALQQIVTHLIQHHDVLRSQFTQTGNAWTAAHADQDIPAPVTVVDLLGEAEIVQRQKITAIASELQAELQLDQAPLMQVALFQLGINQPSSLLIVVHHLLIDGVSWRILLEDFQTAYAQLQQQQPIQLPAKTTSFQQWGEALQTYARSQTLQQEQSFWLNQARQSQQHDASLPVDDPHGENTIRRSQTITLTLTAEETQVLLRDLSTKHQVQIQEVLLTALTQTLTAWTGKSALWVDLEGHGREEISEAIDLSRTVGWFTAIFPCLLRYKPQDALSLIKSIQTQLRQVPNNGIGYGILRYLSQEAELQAAPHPQVCFNYLGQTDATFNTASLFRPAQESMGASRSPQGQRSHLLEINCIIAEQQLRVHWTFSNAIHQAPTIENLTQQFQENLRSLLSLAQQTQSAPSFSAANLSGSDLQKLMAQLQSGKKR